A single genomic interval of Prochlorococcus marinus XMU1406 harbors:
- the pdeM gene encoding ligase-associated DNA damage response endonuclease PdeM has translation MKKSSFKFCWEDTLLEMLPSRALFLPETKELLICDIHLGKAEYFQQNGIPLTNNSDKNNFARIKKIVKKYSPEKLIILGDLFHSKYSIDKTLQKKVEDLPELLKTNVELILGNHDVGCDIKNIKIFDIRKTKNITFSHEPVKSENKNTLNICGHYHPKIYIKNNGDKLSFRCFAMDMNKNVLYIPAFGDLTGGYPCKKSFKKWAIVSEEEIIEIKS, from the coding sequence ATGAAAAAAAGTTCTTTTAAATTTTGTTGGGAAGATACATTGTTAGAGATGCTTCCTTCAAGAGCGTTATTTCTACCAGAAACAAAAGAGTTGTTAATATGCGATATTCATCTTGGGAAAGCTGAGTATTTTCAGCAAAATGGTATACCTCTTACTAATAATTCAGATAAAAATAATTTCGCAAGAATAAAAAAAATAGTAAAAAAATATAGTCCTGAAAAGTTAATAATATTGGGAGATTTATTCCACAGCAAATATTCAATAGATAAAACTCTTCAAAAAAAAGTTGAAGATCTTCCTGAGCTACTAAAAACTAATGTTGAACTTATCCTCGGTAATCACGATGTAGGTTGTGATATTAAAAATATAAAAATTTTTGATATTAGAAAAACTAAAAATATTACTTTTAGTCATGAGCCAGTTAAATCAGAGAACAAAAATACCTTGAATATTTGTGGACATTATCATCCAAAAATCTATATAAAAAACAATGGAGATAAATTATCATTTAGGTGCTTTGCAATGGATATGAATAAAAATGTTTTATATATTCCTGCATTTGGAGACTTAACAGGCGGATATCCCTGCAAAAAGTCATTTAAAAAATGGGCAATTGTTTCGGAAGAAGAAATTATCGAAATAAAATCTTAA
- a CDS encoding ligase-associated DNA damage response DEXH box helicase, with translation MKNITKNNKQNNLISKIKKFFSTNGWEPLTYQIKSWEAFLNGESGIIQVPTGCGKTYAALMGPLSKIEDPKNNKSVNILLITPLKALSRDLKNSIQLAALHFNKEITVEIRNGDTTPYEKKKQIAKPPNILITTPESLSLLLSNKESNNLFKELSSIIIDEWHELMGSKRGNQCELSLSWLRGNIKNLQIWAMSATIGNIEEAARVIVGMSAIKPKIISTNIQKEIEIISVLPEEETTFPWSGHLGIRSHSSLLKILDKNKSTLLFTNTRNQSERWYQCLKFFLPDMEDKIALHHGSLDKEDRKRVEEGVKDGLIKWVVCTSSLDLGVDFQPVDQIVQIGSAKNLARLIQRAGRSAHRPGGKSKIIFMPTNSLELLEISAMRRIIKSGISEEIRIPELSYDVLLQHLISLACGNGFDPKIEKERIKNCWSYRNLKDQDWNWCLDFLEYGGKCLKAYPKYKKIVKEELQNNNEKFKYFVKDKSLIRMHKFNIGTITSDKFVNVKYMKGKSLGNLEENFASKLNPGDTFYFAGKMLQFVRIRDMILYVKKSTKKSSLIPAWVGGQMAISDLLCESLRNEIDICNELENYDYLNPELNSLRPILKKQKVLSNIPKKDEFLIEIYKTKDLSNLFVFTLDGKFVNEGIAFLWALRLAKLKQSTFSITANDFGFSLTTAEDYDFSIIKKEADYFLNNKKLEEDLENAINFSELTKRRFKNIAQISGLVNQNNPTKTKTSSQLQISSSLFYDVFTKYEEDHLLIKQSHQEVKEYQLENKRISRSLERLKNLKIILNEIKTPTPFAFPLLVERLKNTLSNEPIEKRVEKLIKKYSD, from the coding sequence ATGAAAAATATTACGAAAAATAATAAGCAAAATAATTTAATTTCTAAAATTAAAAAGTTTTTCTCCACAAATGGATGGGAGCCACTAACCTATCAGATCAAATCTTGGGAAGCATTTTTAAATGGAGAGAGTGGAATAATACAAGTTCCTACTGGATGCGGCAAAACTTATGCTGCATTAATGGGACCTCTATCAAAGATAGAAGATCCCAAAAATAATAAAAGTGTGAATATATTGTTAATTACCCCTTTAAAAGCACTAAGTAGAGATCTAAAAAATTCCATCCAATTAGCAGCTTTACATTTTAATAAAGAAATCACTGTTGAGATTAGGAACGGAGATACAACCCCATATGAAAAGAAAAAGCAAATAGCTAAACCACCTAATATTCTTATTACCACTCCAGAGTCTTTATCTCTTTTACTTTCTAATAAAGAATCTAATAATCTATTCAAGGAGTTGTCATCAATAATTATTGATGAATGGCATGAATTGATGGGTAGTAAAAGAGGAAACCAGTGCGAGTTATCTTTAAGTTGGCTAAGAGGTAATATAAAAAATTTACAAATTTGGGCAATGTCTGCAACTATTGGGAATATTGAAGAAGCAGCAAGAGTAATAGTTGGGATGAGCGCTATTAAACCCAAAATTATAAGTACAAATATTCAAAAAGAGATCGAAATTATAAGTGTTTTACCAGAGGAGGAAACTACCTTTCCATGGAGTGGGCATCTTGGGATTAGAAGTCATTCTTCACTATTAAAAATCCTAGATAAAAATAAAAGCACCTTATTGTTCACCAATACGAGAAATCAATCTGAAAGATGGTATCAATGTCTTAAATTTTTTCTCCCAGATATGGAAGACAAAATTGCACTACATCACGGCTCCCTGGATAAAGAAGATAGAAAAAGAGTTGAAGAAGGGGTTAAAGACGGATTAATAAAATGGGTAGTCTGCACCAGCTCGTTAGATTTGGGAGTTGACTTCCAACCTGTAGATCAAATAGTTCAAATTGGTAGTGCAAAGAATTTAGCTAGACTAATCCAAAGAGCGGGAAGAAGTGCTCATAGACCAGGTGGAAAATCAAAAATAATTTTTATGCCTACTAATTCTTTAGAGTTATTAGAGATTAGTGCAATGAGAAGAATAATAAAAAGTGGTATATCTGAGGAAATTAGAATTCCTGAATTATCTTATGATGTACTTCTACAACATCTAATAAGTTTGGCATGTGGAAATGGCTTTGATCCGAAAATTGAGAAAGAAAGAATTAAAAATTGCTGGAGTTATAGAAACTTAAAAGATCAAGATTGGAATTGGTGTCTTGACTTTTTAGAATATGGAGGAAAATGTCTTAAAGCATACCCAAAATATAAAAAGATAGTTAAAGAAGAATTACAAAATAATAATGAAAAATTTAAGTATTTTGTAAAAGACAAATCTTTAATAAGAATGCATAAGTTCAATATTGGGACTATTACAAGTGACAAATTTGTGAATGTCAAATATATGAAAGGTAAATCTTTAGGTAATTTAGAGGAGAATTTTGCTTCAAAATTAAATCCTGGAGATACATTTTACTTTGCTGGCAAAATGCTTCAATTTGTAAGGATAAGAGATATGATCTTATACGTTAAAAAATCAACAAAAAAAAGTTCTCTAATTCCTGCATGGGTTGGAGGTCAAATGGCAATTTCTGATCTACTTTGTGAGAGTTTGAGAAATGAAATAGATATATGCAATGAACTAGAAAATTATGATTACTTAAATCCTGAACTCAATTCATTACGACCAATATTGAAGAAACAAAAAGTTCTTTCAAATATTCCAAAGAAAGATGAATTCCTCATAGAAATATATAAAACCAAAGATTTATCAAATCTTTTTGTTTTTACACTTGATGGCAAATTTGTAAATGAAGGAATTGCATTTTTATGGGCTTTGAGATTGGCAAAATTAAAACAATCTACATTTAGCATTACTGCTAATGATTTTGGATTCAGCTTAACTACCGCAGAAGATTATGATTTTTCCATAATAAAAAAAGAAGCTGATTACTTTTTGAATAACAAAAAATTAGAAGAAGATCTAGAAAATGCAATTAATTTTTCAGAATTAACAAAACGAAGATTTAAAAATATTGCCCAAATAAGTGGACTTGTAAATCAAAATAATCCAACAAAAACAAAAACCTCCTCTCAACTTCAAATAAGTTCAAGTCTTTTCTACGATGTCTTTACTAAATATGAAGAAGACCATCTTTTGATAAAACAATCGCATCAAGAAGTTAAAGAATATCAATTAGAAAATAAAAGAATATCTAGATCATTAGAAAGATTAAAAAATTTAAAAATTATATTAAACGAGATAAAAACTCCAACGCCTTTTGCTTTCCCTTTATTAGTTGAAAGACTTAAAAATACTTTAAGCAATGAACCAATAGAAAAAAGAGTAGAAAAACTTATAAAAAAATATAGTGATTAA
- a CDS encoding ATP-dependent DNA ligase produces the protein MSLKKFSELFCDLDSFNSTNNKIEVLKNYFLSNDPIDNSWAIYLLTGKSNKRFISGRYLKNLFSQIYEYPQWLIDTCYLKVGDSAEVITLLLKNKTNSRKKKLSNISLNELLSETIPALSILNEQEKNLEIKNLWETLPEDNHLIFNKILTGTFRVGVSIGLITKSISKLINIEEEIISHRLMGDFKPSIDSYKFLINKNINLQELNSKPFPFLLANTIEDKIFKNPTNHFQFEWKYDGIRMQLIKRSGNVSLWTRGQELVNESFPELVDKMSHIKDDFVLDGELLVWNFKEQIAFDFSLLQKRINRKSPTRSIQIKYPIIFIAYDLLEINGRDIREIKLENRRIELEKYFSKWQIKTENNITDIFKICDLIFPKDWPDALNYKEKSRENNTEGLIIKKKTSIYSPGRKKGIWWKYKVDPMQLDAVLIYAKGGSGRRAGLYTDYSFALWKDKELIKFASAYSGLTNIEIKELDKWIRKNTIEKFGPVRSLKPEMVFEISFEKIQISKRHKSGIAVRFPRITKWRKDKKINDADSLENAYELMKKIS, from the coding sequence ATGAGCTTAAAAAAGTTTTCAGAATTATTTTGCGATCTAGATTCATTTAATAGTACAAATAATAAAATTGAAGTTTTAAAGAATTATTTTTTATCTAATGATCCAATAGATAATTCATGGGCAATATATTTACTAACTGGAAAAAGTAATAAGAGATTTATTAGTGGAAGATATTTAAAAAATCTTTTTTCTCAAATATATGAATATCCTCAATGGTTAATTGATACATGTTATTTAAAAGTTGGTGATTCTGCTGAGGTAATAACATTATTACTTAAAAATAAAACTAATTCTAGAAAAAAGAAATTATCAAATATAAGTCTCAATGAATTACTAAGCGAAACAATACCTGCATTATCAATACTTAATGAGCAGGAGAAAAATTTAGAAATTAAAAATCTTTGGGAAACATTACCTGAAGATAACCATCTAATTTTTAATAAAATTCTTACAGGAACTTTTAGAGTAGGAGTCTCTATCGGATTAATCACAAAATCAATATCAAAACTAATTAATATTGAGGAAGAGATTATTTCTCATAGGTTGATGGGTGATTTTAAACCTTCAATTGATTCATATAAATTTTTAATTAACAAGAATATCAATCTTCAAGAGTTAAATTCCAAACCATTTCCATTTCTTCTAGCAAATACTATTGAAGATAAAATCTTCAAAAATCCAACAAATCACTTTCAATTTGAATGGAAATACGATGGTATAAGGATGCAATTAATTAAAAGATCAGGCAATGTTTCGTTATGGACAAGAGGGCAAGAATTAGTAAATGAATCTTTCCCAGAATTAGTAGATAAAATGTCACATATAAAAGATGATTTTGTTCTTGATGGGGAATTATTAGTTTGGAATTTTAAAGAACAAATTGCCTTTGATTTTTCTTTACTTCAAAAAAGAATAAATAGAAAATCGCCTACTAGATCAATCCAAATAAAATATCCTATTATTTTTATTGCTTATGATCTTTTAGAGATTAATGGGAGAGATATAAGAGAAATTAAATTAGAAAATAGAAGAATTGAGTTAGAAAAATATTTTTCAAAATGGCAAATTAAAACTGAGAATAATATCACTGATATTTTCAAAATATGTGATTTAATCTTTCCTAAAGATTGGCCTGACGCTTTAAATTATAAAGAAAAATCTCGAGAAAATAATACTGAAGGATTAATAATCAAGAAAAAGACTTCTATATACTCCCCTGGTAGAAAGAAAGGTATTTGGTGGAAATATAAAGTTGATCCTATGCAACTGGATGCTGTTCTAATTTACGCTAAGGGCGGTAGCGGTAGAAGAGCTGGTCTGTATACAGATTACAGTTTTGCATTATGGAAAGACAAAGAATTAATTAAATTTGCAAGTGCATATTCTGGTTTAACGAATATTGAGATTAAAGAGCTAGATAAATGGATAAGAAAAAATACAATAGAAAAATTTGGTCCTGTTCGATCGTTAAAACCAGAAATGGTATTCGAAATATCTTTTGAGAAAATACAAATTTCTAAACGTCATAAGTCAGGCATAGCAGTACGATTTCCAAGAATAACAAAATGGAGAAAAGATAAAAAAATTAATGATGCAGATAGCCTAGAGAATGCTTATGAACTAATGAAAAAAATATCATGA
- a CDS encoding ligase-associated DNA damage response exonuclease, whose protein sequence is MRTKQEYLIRYKDGNLYCQLADIWIDPSKPVKKALITHAHFDHFTFGCEEYISTKETAILLKERVGDNIKIKTFEYGEEFKINGINISFHPSGHILGSSQIRFIFAEEKWLISGDFKLQKDQTCKKYEIVKTDYLISECTFGLPIFKWDESNKIANDISKWITNSPEKTSLLFCYSLGKAQRLLNEISQTNFKGNIYSHGSIHKMNNSYRELGIDIKDTIKIENKKKIDELKGSLVLLPPSLSKGSYLKNFKNIQTAFASGWMSIRALRKRSGYDKGFAISDHADWDGILEVVKKSEAKNVFFHHGDSEALSKYLVENESINVLLFGK, encoded by the coding sequence TTGAGAACTAAACAAGAATATTTAATTAGATATAAAGATGGAAATCTTTATTGTCAACTTGCTGATATTTGGATTGATCCAAGCAAGCCAGTAAAAAAGGCATTAATAACTCATGCACATTTTGATCACTTTACATTTGGCTGTGAAGAATACATTTCTACTAAGGAAACTGCGATACTTCTTAAAGAAAGAGTTGGAGATAATATCAAAATTAAGACTTTTGAATATGGAGAAGAATTTAAGATAAATGGCATTAATATTTCTTTTCATCCATCCGGTCACATCCTTGGATCTAGTCAAATAAGGTTTATTTTTGCTGAAGAAAAATGGCTAATTTCAGGAGACTTTAAGCTTCAAAAAGATCAGACTTGCAAAAAATATGAAATAGTAAAAACTGATTATTTAATAAGCGAATGTACTTTTGGGTTGCCAATATTTAAGTGGGATGAATCAAATAAAATAGCAAATGATATTTCAAAATGGATAACTAATTCACCAGAAAAAACTTCTTTACTTTTCTGCTATTCACTTGGAAAAGCTCAGAGATTGTTAAACGAAATTAGTCAAACAAATTTTAAGGGCAATATTTATTCTCATGGCAGTATTCACAAAATGAACAATAGTTATAGGGAACTTGGAATTGATATTAAGGATACTATAAAAATTGAAAATAAAAAAAAGATAGATGAGCTTAAAGGGAGTCTTGTATTATTACCGCCATCTTTAAGTAAGGGTTCTTATTTAAAAAATTTCAAAAACATTCAGACAGCTTTCGCGAGTGGATGGATGTCAATAAGAGCTCTCAGAAAAAGATCAGGATATGATAAAGGATTTGCAATCTCTGATCATGCGGATTGGGATGGAATTCTGGAAGTAGTAAAAAAGTCTGAAGCAAAAAATGTATTTTTTCATCATGGAGATAGTGAAGCCTTAAGTAAATATTTAGTTGAAAATGAATCAATAAATGTCCTTTTATTCGGTAAATAA
- a CDS encoding competence protein ComC, protein MSISQILNSLEKSWERNDILSNIKKGFGTDEIVNEFLIKNERQIKELNSLLRPEDIELLNQVEKLSTCESKLINEIKNLNYLENNENHHIMNKKKIMPSNRVSFNKVSSFMINWSNKFVVIALITISAIALSKQAWA, encoded by the coding sequence ATGAGCATAAGCCAAATTTTAAATTCTCTTGAAAAATCCTGGGAAAGAAATGATATTCTTTCAAATATAAAAAAGGGTTTTGGGACAGACGAGATAGTTAATGAATTTCTTATAAAAAACGAAAGACAAATTAAAGAATTAAATTCTTTATTAAGACCAGAAGATATTGAATTATTAAATCAAGTAGAGAAACTCTCAACTTGCGAGTCTAAATTAATAAATGAGATTAAAAATTTAAATTACTTAGAAAATAATGAAAATCATCACATTATGAATAAAAAAAAGATTATGCCATCTAATAGAGTTTCTTTCAACAAAGTTAGTTCATTCATGATTAATTGGAGTAACAAATTTGTAGTTATTGCTTTAATAACAATTTCAGCTATAGCTTTATCAAAACAAGCGTGGGCATAA
- a CDS encoding translation initiation factor IF-2 N-terminal domain-containing protein, translated as MTINTPIFSIAKDLNVESNRILLACKKLGINAKGATKRLNKEELEKIKSYFKTGKNVSDEVINLNKVKTKSSSKKIEEKVKIKYFANRLIRKS; from the coding sequence ATGACTATCAACACTCCTATTTTTAGTATTGCCAAAGATCTTAATGTCGAAAGTAATAGAATATTACTAGCCTGCAAGAAACTTGGAATCAACGCAAAAGGTGCTACAAAAAGATTAAATAAAGAAGAATTAGAAAAAATTAAAAGTTATTTTAAAACGGGCAAAAATGTGTCAGATGAAGTGATCAATTTAAATAAAGTTAAAACTAAAAGTAGTTCAAAAAAAATTGAAGAAAAGGTAAAGATAAAATATTTTGCTAACAGACTTATTCGTAAATCTTAA
- a CDS encoding DUF2130 domain-containing protein, which translates to MKDIKCPSCGKTFRIDPSSFEEILLQIKDEEFNKQIKERLILAEEDNKKALEILKRELKIQLIEQNRIKESEIQTLESKLKITEEKKTNALNDLKNQATNKINLLNNELIKLKDEIKNQSLISELSLKNKVSEAVTNLEKENSSLTNSIEKMRLEHSINEKLIEEKFKSKISERDLTIQELREMKSRLSTKMIGETLEIHCETQFNLNRASAFKNSYFEKDNDATSGSKGDYIFREFDENKTEVVSIMFEMKNESLNGTNKRKNEDFLKELDKDRRQKSCEYAVLVSLLEPDSELYNAGIVDVSHRFPKMYVIRPQFFLPIISLLRNASMETLKYKSQIDLMKRENFDITNFESTLEQFKNAVGKNVSLAQDRFNDAISEIDKSITHLQKTKEALVLSKKHLLSADSKSQDLTVKKLTKNNPTMKKKFNDLNNFEDEVA; encoded by the coding sequence ATGAAAGATATTAAATGTCCTTCATGCGGCAAAACCTTCCGAATTGATCCCAGCAGCTTTGAAGAAATACTTCTTCAGATAAAAGACGAGGAATTTAACAAACAAATAAAAGAAAGACTTATTCTGGCTGAAGAAGATAATAAAAAAGCTTTGGAAATTTTAAAACGAGAGTTAAAAATACAGTTAATAGAGCAAAATCGTATTAAAGAGTCTGAGATCCAAACTCTTGAATCTAAATTAAAAATAACTGAAGAAAAGAAAACAAATGCTCTTAATGATTTAAAAAATCAAGCAACAAATAAAATTAATTTACTGAATAATGAATTAATCAAGCTAAAGGATGAAATTAAAAACCAGTCTTTAATTTCAGAATTATCTTTAAAAAACAAAGTTAGTGAAGCTGTTACTAATTTAGAAAAAGAAAACTCATCATTAACAAATTCCATTGAAAAGATGAGACTTGAACATTCAATTAATGAAAAATTAATTGAAGAAAAGTTTAAAAGCAAAATTAGTGAAAGGGACCTGACTATTCAGGAGTTAAGAGAAATGAAATCCAGATTATCTACAAAGATGATAGGAGAAACATTAGAAATCCATTGCGAAACCCAATTTAATCTGAATCGTGCCTCTGCGTTTAAAAACTCATATTTCGAAAAGGATAATGATGCCACTTCTGGGAGTAAAGGTGACTATATATTTAGAGAATTTGATGAAAATAAAACTGAAGTGGTATCTATAATGTTCGAGATGAAGAATGAAAGTTTAAATGGAACTAATAAAAGAAAAAACGAAGATTTTTTAAAAGAATTAGATAAAGATAGAAGACAAAAATCTTGTGAATATGCAGTTCTCGTATCCCTTCTAGAACCAGATAGTGAACTATATAATGCTGGCATAGTAGATGTTTCTCATAGATTCCCAAAAATGTATGTCATAAGACCTCAATTTTTCTTGCCCATTATTTCTCTGCTAAGAAATGCATCTATGGAAACCTTAAAATACAAATCACAAATTGATTTAATGAAACGTGAGAATTTTGACATAACTAATTTTGAAAGTACTCTTGAGCAATTCAAAAATGCAGTTGGGAAAAATGTTTCTCTTGCTCAAGATAGATTTAATGATGCAATTTCAGAAATTGATAAATCAATAACCCATTTACAAAAAACTAAGGAGGCTTTAGTTCTCTCAAAAAAACATCTTTTATCTGCTGACAGCAAGTCTCAAGATTTGACAGTAAAGAAATTAACTAAAAATAATCCAACCATGAAGAAGAAGTTTAATGATTTAAATAATTTCGAAGATGAAGTAGCCTAA
- a CDS encoding CopG family transcriptional regulator: MENKVKRIGYLPRKRVLEIIDEISKSESISRSKVVGILVEEALDARGIANFGYSNISKSNKYKSDNFKDLHNENAHLKDTEDEFVDDSGYTVSTHKTLDRSISSADIELANKINILKESGLI; the protein is encoded by the coding sequence ATGGAAAATAAAGTTAAAAGAATAGGATATCTCCCTAGAAAAAGAGTACTTGAAATTATTGATGAAATATCTAAAAGCGAATCTATAAGTAGATCTAAGGTAGTTGGAATATTAGTTGAGGAAGCATTAGATGCCAGAGGAATTGCGAATTTTGGATATAGTAATATCAGTAAGTCAAATAAATACAAGTCGGATAATTTTAAAGATCTCCATAATGAGAATGCCCACTTAAAAGATACTGAAGACGAATTTGTTGACGATAGTGGATACACAGTTTCAACTCACAAAACTTTAGACCGTTCAATATCTTCTGCAGATATTGAATTAGCAAATAAAATAAATATTCTTAAGGAATCAGGATTAATATAA
- a CDS encoding alpha-2-macroglobulin has product MKIIKQFPLIILIAIFLISCRTSTNKEYPINNLEKNIDENPYSEKKRMEIKFSCGDDGISEYLDDGWNILKEDSQEKICTWKSVPATKDCNMEKDKGCKITKPDKIGEEKIYLLEK; this is encoded by the coding sequence ATGAAAATAATAAAACAATTTCCACTGATAATTCTAATTGCAATTTTCTTAATTTCTTGTAGGACATCAACCAATAAAGAGTATCCCATTAATAATTTGGAAAAAAATATTGATGAGAATCCTTATTCAGAAAAGAAAAGAATGGAAATAAAGTTTTCTTGTGGAGACGATGGTATTTCAGAATACTTAGATGATGGATGGAATATTTTAAAAGAAGATTCCCAAGAAAAAATTTGCACCTGGAAATCTGTTCCTGCCACAAAAGATTGCAATATGGAAAAAGATAAAGGATGTAAAATAACAAAGCCAGATAAAATAGGTGAAGAGAAAATCTATTTATTGGAAAAATAA
- a CDS encoding DUF2103 domain-containing protein, with translation MGRLVLNHSTNIEGLIPILQKLALDINIKTITPAAISRARGRSSKLIIRLSVKTINGYKAIARKGKTAQEVFISTDLSKDELKEIIDTYNKK, from the coding sequence TTGGGAAGGTTAGTTTTAAATCATAGTACAAATATAGAAGGTCTAATTCCAATACTCCAAAAATTAGCACTGGATATTAATATCAAAACAATTACTCCAGCTGCTATTTCAAGAGCCAGGGGAAGATCTTCTAAATTGATAATTAGATTATCAGTGAAAACTATAAACGGATATAAAGCAATAGCAAGAAAGGGTAAAACAGCCCAAGAAGTTTTTATTTCAACAGACTTAAGTAAGGATGAATTAAAAGAAATTATAGATACTTATAATAAAAAGTAA
- the petN gene encoding cytochrome b6-f complex subunit PetN, which yields MIFQIGWAALAAIFTFSIAMVVWGRNGDGSIDI from the coding sequence ATGATCTTTCAAATAGGTTGGGCAGCATTGGCTGCAATTTTTACTTTTTCAATTGCTATGGTTGTTTGGGGAAGAAATGGTGATGGTTCCATTGATATATGA
- the psb29 gene encoding photosystem II biogenesis protein Psp29 — MSQHTLTLLRFTYKKLKEKLTVSDSKKLFHEKFPYVIPGLYKRIVDEMLVELNLLNHQNDFKEDYLFCVGLTETFKELTKGYKPEKHLDLLFESLCSSTNFEAKDINEISQKSQKEFKNKSSNDILKLLIEKSNSKLYPSRILNLAIYILISNAHDLKEKDEAETNKMISDIFEKLNLSANKAEKDIGIYKSSISKMEQAKELIAELRNKEKKKEQKQ; from the coding sequence TTGAGTCAACATACGCTAACCTTATTAAGGTTTACATATAAAAAATTGAAAGAAAAATTGACTGTTTCAGATAGCAAAAAGTTATTTCATGAAAAATTTCCTTACGTGATTCCAGGTTTATATAAGAGAATAGTTGATGAAATGCTTGTCGAACTTAATCTTCTGAACCATCAAAATGATTTTAAGGAAGATTATCTATTTTGTGTCGGTCTCACCGAAACATTTAAAGAATTAACGAAAGGATACAAACCTGAGAAACATTTAGATCTTCTTTTTGAATCTTTATGCAGTTCTACAAATTTTGAAGCGAAGGACATTAATGAAATATCTCAAAAATCTCAAAAGGAATTCAAGAATAAATCATCTAACGATATTTTGAAATTACTAATAGAAAAAAGCAATTCTAAACTTTATCCTTCAAGGATTTTGAACTTAGCTATATATATATTAATTTCAAACGCCCATGACCTTAAAGAGAAAGATGAAGCAGAGACAAATAAGATGATTTCTGATATTTTTGAAAAATTAAACTTATCTGCTAATAAAGCAGAAAAAGATATTGGAATTTATAAAAGTAGTATTTCAAAAATGGAACAAGCAAAAGAATTAATTGCAGAGCTCAGGAATAAAGAAAAGAAAAAAGAACAAAAACAATAA
- the clpP gene encoding ATP-dependent Clp endopeptidase proteolytic subunit ClpP, whose product MMIPLVLEESGGSERVFDIYSRLLRERIIFLGEQVTSETANRIVAQLLFLEAEDPDKDIYMYINSPGGSVYDGLGIFDTMQHVKPDIHTVCVGLAASMGAFLLAAGTKGKRSSLRHSRIMIHQPLGGARGQASDIRIQADEILFLKERLNTELSERTGKDYDTIKEDTDRDFYMSPNEAVEYGLIDLVLDKKPNKF is encoded by the coding sequence ATTATGATCCCTTTAGTTTTAGAAGAATCTGGCGGTAGTGAAAGAGTCTTTGATATTTATTCGAGACTATTAAGAGAAAGAATAATCTTTTTGGGAGAACAAGTTACCAGTGAAACTGCTAATAGAATTGTTGCTCAGTTATTGTTCCTTGAAGCAGAGGATCCAGATAAGGACATTTATATGTACATAAATTCACCAGGAGGATCCGTATATGATGGATTGGGTATCTTTGACACAATGCAACATGTTAAGCCTGATATTCATACAGTTTGTGTAGGCTTAGCAGCTAGTATGGGCGCATTTTTGCTTGCCGCAGGCACTAAAGGTAAAAGAAGCAGCCTTAGACATTCAAGAATAATGATTCATCAACCACTTGGAGGCGCTAGAGGACAAGCCAGTGATATAAGGATTCAAGCAGATGAAATTTTGTTTCTTAAAGAGCGACTAAATACTGAATTGTCAGAAAGAACAGGGAAGGATTATGACACTATCAAAGAAGATACTGATAGAGATTTTTATATGTCCCCAAACGAAGCAGTTGAGTACGGTTTAATTGATCTGGTATTAGATAAGAAACCTAATAAATTCTAA